Proteins from a single region of Alphaproteobacteria bacterium:
- a CDS encoding acyl-CoA dehydrogenase family protein, which produces MYTAPTQEMRFALDLAGLAKVSKLPGYEEATPDLVDAVLDEAGKLASDVLEPLNHTGDKEGSRLENGVVYTPKGFKEAYRAFIDGGWNSVPFDPAHGGQGLPTLIHTALGELWSAANFSFALCPLLTFGAVEAIAVHGSAQQKALYLPKMISGEWTGTMNLTEPQAGSDLALIKTRAVRDGEHYRITGQKIFITYGDHDWTDNIIHLVLARLPDAPAGTRGISLFIVPKMLVNPDGSLSTRNDLRCVSLEHKLGIKASPTAVMAYGDSGGAIGYLVGEENRGLGYMFTMMNHARLGVGLEGVSIAERAYQQAREYAKQRVQSRDIAGDDPHPVTIIHHPDVRRMLLTMRSQTEAARALNYFTAAHLDIAKRHPEAAEREATQHLVDLLVPVCKAWSTDLGVEVASLGIQVHGGMGYIEETGAAQHFRDARIAPIYEGTNGIQANDLIGRKLGRDGGESARRFLARMRAIDKDLNAAESADLSALAAPMRQGLDALDGATAWMVGMLGKDMRHAAAGAVDYLRLFGTVAGGWSMACAAIEAAKRLRQGDENASFLKAKLLSARFYADTVLARAPALLHPIAHAGDTTMAFAEDQF; this is translated from the coding sequence ATGTACACGGCACCAACCCAGGAGATGCGCTTCGCCCTCGATCTCGCCGGGCTTGCAAAGGTTTCGAAATTGCCCGGCTACGAGGAAGCGACCCCCGACCTTGTCGATGCCGTGCTTGACGAGGCGGGCAAGCTCGCCTCCGACGTGCTCGAGCCCCTCAACCACACGGGCGACAAGGAAGGTTCGCGGCTCGAAAACGGCGTTGTTTACACGCCCAAGGGTTTCAAGGAAGCATACCGCGCTTTTATCGACGGCGGGTGGAACAGCGTGCCATTCGACCCGGCGCACGGCGGACAGGGTCTGCCCACGCTCATCCACACCGCACTTGGCGAGCTTTGGAGCGCCGCGAACTTTTCCTTTGCCCTCTGCCCGCTTCTCACCTTCGGCGCCGTCGAGGCGATCGCCGTCCACGGATCGGCGCAACAGAAAGCACTCTATCTGCCCAAGATGATCTCGGGCGAATGGACCGGGACCATGAACCTGACCGAGCCGCAAGCTGGCTCGGATCTCGCACTCATCAAAACCCGCGCAGTGCGCGATGGCGAGCATTACCGAATCACCGGCCAGAAGATCTTCATCACCTATGGCGATCACGACTGGACCGACAATATTATCCACCTCGTGCTGGCACGGCTTCCCGATGCGCCCGCGGGTACACGCGGCATTTCCCTCTTCATCGTGCCCAAGATGCTGGTCAATCCCGACGGCTCGCTCAGCACGCGCAACGACCTGCGCTGCGTTTCGCTCGAGCACAAGCTCGGGATCAAGGCAAGCCCAACCGCCGTCATGGCTTACGGCGACAGCGGCGGCGCCATAGGATATCTCGTGGGCGAGGAAAACCGCGGTCTCGGCTACATGTTCACGATGATGAACCACGCGCGGCTCGGCGTCGGCCTCGAAGGCGTGTCGATCGCCGAGCGCGCCTATCAACAGGCGCGCGAATACGCGAAGCAGCGGGTGCAAAGTCGCGATATCGCGGGCGATGACCCTCATCCGGTCACGATCATTCATCATCCCGACGTGCGCCGCATGCTGCTCACCATGCGCTCCCAGACCGAAGCGGCGCGCGCGCTCAATTATTTTACGGCCGCCCACCTCGATATCGCCAAGCGCCATCCGGAAGCGGCCGAGCGCGAGGCAACCCAGCACCTTGTCGATCTCCTTGTCCCGGTTTGCAAAGCATGGTCGACCGACCTTGGCGTCGAGGTCGCCTCCCTCGGCATCCAGGTCCATGGCGGCATGGGCTATATCGAGGAGACGGGTGCTGCCCAGCATTTTCGGGACGCAAGGATCGCGCCCATCTACGAGGGGACCAACGGCATCCAGGCGAACGACCTGATCGGCCGCAAGCTGGGACGCGATGGCGGCGAGTCGGCACGCCGTTTCCTTGCCCGCATGCGGGCAATCGATAAGGACCTGAACGCTGCCGAAAGCGCCGATCTCTCGGCACTTGCCGCTCCTATGCGTCAAGGACTCGACGCCCTCGACGGGGCGACTGCGTGGATGGTCGGCATGCTCGGCAAGGACATGCGCCACGCTGCGGCGGGCGCGGTCGATTACTTGCGGCTCTTCGGTACGGTCGCGGGAGGATGGTCGATGGCATGTGCTGCGATCGAGGCGGCGAAACGGCTGCGCCAAGGCGACGAGAACGCGTCATTCCTCAAGGCGAAACTCCTCTCGGCACGATTTTACGCCGACACGGTGTTGGCGCGCGCGC
- a CDS encoding FAD-binding oxidoreductase has translation MTAVGKLVPTDALDEIKAAVGPKGWIDDAAEMAPYLVDERRIYHGQSPLVVRPASCDEVAGVLRVCHRRRIPVVPQGGNTGMVGGATPHERGGEIVLSLARLNRIREIDPLNYTMTAEAGCILANLQKAAEAADRLFPLSLGAEGSCTIGGNISTNAGGVAVLRYGNARELVLGLEAVLPDGRIWNGLTALRKDNTGYDLKQLFIGGEGTLGVVTAAVLKLFPRPREVVTTFVAVPTLQASIEFLAQAREGSGDQLSAFELMPRFGLELDMQHLPGVSDPLQKPYEHYVLLEFSTPDSAANLKGRVETLFERAFEKGVVLDATIAASAAQAKALWRIREGIPEAQKADLGGIKHDVSVPVSRIAEFIAAAKAACEEYEPAVRVLAFGHVGDGNVHFNLCRPPGADPAAFQGRSEAFNRIVYDIVARMGGSISAEHGIGRLKREELAHYTATIELDAMRAIKRALDPQNIMNPGKIV, from the coding sequence GTGACGGCGGTGGGCAAGCTTGTCCCAACGGACGCATTGGACGAAATAAAGGCGGCGGTCGGCCCAAAGGGCTGGATCGACGATGCCGCCGAAATGGCGCCCTATCTGGTCGATGAGCGACGCATCTATCATGGACAGAGCCCCCTCGTGGTGCGGCCCGCATCGTGCGACGAAGTTGCAGGGGTGCTGCGCGTCTGCCATCGCCGCCGCATTCCCGTCGTACCCCAAGGCGGGAATACGGGCATGGTCGGCGGCGCCACGCCCCATGAGCGCGGTGGCGAAATAGTCCTCTCCCTCGCGCGCCTCAACCGCATACGCGAGATCGATCCGCTCAATTACACGATGACTGCCGAGGCTGGCTGCATCCTCGCAAATCTACAGAAAGCGGCCGAGGCGGCCGATCGTCTTTTTCCTCTCAGCCTGGGTGCCGAAGGAAGCTGCACGATCGGCGGCAATATCTCGACCAATGCGGGTGGGGTTGCGGTCCTGCGCTACGGCAACGCACGGGAACTCGTGCTCGGGCTCGAAGCAGTACTTCCGGACGGGCGCATCTGGAACGGGCTTACCGCCCTTCGCAAGGACAATACCGGCTACGATCTGAAGCAGCTTTTCATCGGCGGCGAAGGGACCCTCGGCGTCGTCACGGCGGCCGTGCTCAAGCTTTTCCCCCGTCCCCGCGAAGTGGTGACAACCTTCGTCGCAGTGCCCACGCTGCAAGCCTCGATCGAGTTCCTCGCGCAGGCACGGGAGGGATCGGGCGACCAGCTCTCAGCTTTCGAGTTGATGCCGCGGTTTGGCCTCGAACTCGACATGCAGCATCTGCCGGGTGTGAGCGATCCGCTCCAAAAGCCTTACGAGCACTATGTTCTGCTCGAATTCAGCACGCCCGATTCAGCGGCCAATCTCAAGGGCCGGGTCGAAACTCTCTTTGAGCGCGCATTCGAGAAAGGCGTCGTGCTCGACGCGACCATAGCCGCGAGTGCTGCACAGGCGAAGGCGCTCTGGCGCATCCGCGAGGGCATTCCCGAGGCGCAAAAGGCGGATCTCGGCGGAATCAAGCACGACGTTTCCGTGCCCGTGTCGCGAATCGCGGAGTTCATCGCTGCGGCGAAAGCCGCTTGCGAGGAATATGAACCGGCGGTCCGGGTGCTTGCATTCGGACACGTGGGCGACGGCAACGTGCACTTCAATCTGTGCCGTCCGCCGGGCGCCGATCCGGCGGCGTTTCAGGGGCGGTCGGAGGCTTTCAACAGGATCGTGTACGACATCGTGGCACGCATGGGGGGAAGCATAAGTGCCGAGCACGGGATAGGCCGCCTCAAGCGCGAGGAGCTTGCGCATTACACGGCGACGATCGAGCTCGACGCGATGCGCGCCATCAAAAGGGCGCTCGACCCGCAAAATATCATGAATCCGGGGAAGATCGTCTGA
- a CDS encoding L-threonylcarbamoyladenylate synthase — MAECKEFLPELLPPTDANLAEAARRLRRGRLVAFPTETVYGLGADARSDGAVAAIFEAKDRPRFNPLIVHWRDTSAAATAVRFDARAKLAAARFWPGPLTLVLPRANGTQVSLLCSAGLDSLAVRVPAHPIAQRLLAMFDGPIAAPSANRSGAVSPTTAAHVVQSLGGRVDLVIDGGSCPVGIESTVVDLTTSPATLLRPGGVELEALEAVLGPLALPDAPGARPRSPGQLESHYAPHLPLRLDIVGNPQPGEALLAFGKPPAEAFAATLNLSPAGDVREAAANLFAMLRELDTPRFRAIAVMPIPEQGLGRAINDRLRRAAAPRR, encoded by the coding sequence ATGGCCGAATGCAAAGAATTCTTGCCTGAGCTTCTACCCCCGACCGACGCGAACCTCGCCGAAGCCGCTCGCCGGCTGCGCCGGGGCCGGCTTGTCGCCTTCCCCACTGAGACTGTCTACGGCCTCGGCGCCGACGCCCGAAGCGACGGGGCGGTTGCGGCGATTTTCGAGGCCAAGGACAGGCCGCGCTTCAATCCGCTCATCGTCCATTGGCGCGATACGAGCGCTGCGGCGACAGCTGTCAGGTTCGATGCGCGCGCCAAACTTGCGGCAGCACGCTTCTGGCCCGGTCCCCTGACCCTTGTTCTACCGCGAGCGAACGGGACCCAGGTGTCCCTCCTGTGCAGCGCTGGCCTCGACAGCCTCGCGGTGCGGGTACCGGCGCACCCGATTGCTCAACGCCTGCTTGCCATGTTCGACGGCCCGATCGCCGCACCGAGCGCCAATCGTTCCGGCGCTGTCAGCCCGACGACGGCCGCCCACGTCGTCCAATCGCTCGGCGGCCGGGTTGACCTTGTGATCGATGGCGGTTCCTGCCCTGTGGGCATTGAATCGACCGTCGTCGACTTGACCACGTCGCCGGCCACACTGCTGCGTCCCGGCGGCGTCGAACTCGAAGCGCTCGAAGCCGTACTCGGACCGCTCGCGTTGCCTGATGCGCCAGGCGCGCGGCCCCGATCGCCGGGCCAGCTCGAGAGCCATTATGCGCCGCACCTGCCCTTGCGCCTCGACATTGTCGGCAATCCGCAGCCGGGGGAAGCGCTTCTTGCCTTTGGCAAGCCTCCGGCGGAGGCTTTCGCAGCGACGCTCAACCTCTCGCCCGCCGGCGACGTCAGGGAGGCTGCAGCGAACCTCTTCGCAATGCTGCGAGAATTGGACACGCCACGCTTTCGGGCTATCGCTGTGATGCCAATTCCCGAACAAGGTCTGGGCCGGGCGATCAACGACCGCCTTCGCCGTGCTGCGGCCCCGAGACGTTGA
- the cysQ gene encoding 3'(2'),5'-bisphosphate nucleotidase CysQ — protein MAGSVKVLLEDVIRLAEAAGARINEIYRTAFAIERKSDASPVTAADREAEAIIAEGLAALSPGVPIVAEEAAADGRCPALADRFWLVDPLDGTKEFINRIGDFTVNIALIEGGMPVLGVVHVPVSGESFAAAGPGTATRRKKGGDATPIGARAPAGDGLVILTSRFHADHAKLDAFLEEWLAMQGRKVKERKVAGSALKFCLIAAGEADLYPRLGPTMEWDTAAGNALVLAAGGSVDTLDGIPLRYGKPDFLNPGFVARGR, from the coding sequence TTGGCCGGCTCGGTCAAGGTTCTTCTCGAAGACGTCATACGCCTCGCCGAAGCTGCGGGTGCGCGCATCAACGAGATTTATCGCACCGCATTCGCCATCGAGCGCAAATCCGACGCTAGCCCCGTAACGGCGGCCGATCGTGAAGCGGAGGCAATCATCGCCGAAGGACTTGCAGCACTTTCGCCGGGAGTGCCGATCGTCGCGGAGGAGGCGGCGGCAGACGGCAGGTGCCCCGCGCTCGCCGACCGCTTCTGGCTGGTCGACCCGCTCGACGGCACCAAGGAGTTCATCAATCGCATCGGCGATTTCACGGTCAACATCGCACTCATCGAGGGGGGCATGCCGGTGCTCGGCGTTGTGCATGTCCCCGTCTCCGGCGAGAGCTTCGCTGCGGCCGGTCCGGGCACTGCGACGCGGCGCAAAAAAGGTGGTGACGCGACGCCGATCGGTGCGCGTGCGCCGGCCGGCGACGGTCTCGTCATCCTCACGAGCCGCTTCCATGCCGATCACGCCAAACTCGACGCATTCCTCGAAGAATGGCTAGCTATGCAAGGGCGGAAAGTGAAGGAACGCAAAGTCGCGGGAAGTGCCCTGAAATTCTGTTTGATCGCGGCGGGAGAAGCGGACCTTTATCCGCGCTTGGGGCCGACGATGGAGTGGGACACGGCCGCGGGCAATGCGCTCGTGCTTGCGGCCGGCGGTAGCGTCGATACGCTCGATGGCATTCCTCTGCGCTACGGCAAGCCGGATTTCCTCAATCCGGGATTCGTCGCGCGTGGGCGATGA
- a CDS encoding xanthine dehydrogenase family protein molybdopterin-binding subunit, which translates to MGMFGVGQSVRRIEDRRLLTGLGRYTDDIALPRQAFGYVVRSPHAHARIARLDPRSAREAEGVLAVLTAKEVIAENLGTLPCAVALRSKDGSPLVTPVRQLLQGERARFVGDPVAFIVAETLQQARDAAELFEVEYEDLPSISSTKGALAPQTPRVWENAPDNVCFDWTLGDKVKTDEAFAMAKRIIRLEFINNRIVPNSMETRSAIGDYDPATGKSTLYTSSQGTHALQAVFSSMLGIPKEKLRVVTPDVGGGFGMKFFPYPEQALVLWAAKRLKRAVRWTSERSEAFLADSHGRDNVTLAEIAVDESGRFLALRVSTIANLGAYLSYFGPYIPTVAGANMVPGVYDFKSVFVEVKGVFTNTTPTDAYRGAGRPEAAYLIERIVDYAARELGVSPYEIRRRNFVKPTAMPYITATGNIYDTGDFARALAEALKQADWDGCPSRKTASRKSGKLRGIGLAYYIERCGAGFDDRALVRFEPNGDVSLYVGSISNGQGHETAFSQLAADRFGIDIARVKVIQGDTDAVEYGNGTGGSRALAVQGSAVVLAADKVLAKAKDIAAHLLEANSLDLAFSEGVFSIAGTDRHISFDDVLKAAFDPAKRPPGMPPGLEDKVQFLPAAPTYPNGCHICEVEIDEATGATEVVRYTIVDDFGVILNPLMLEGQIHGGVAQGIGQALLEHTVYDEASGQLLAGSFMDYNMPRADNIPMIDFLTKNIPTTANPLGVKGAGEAGAIGAPPAVINAVVDALAEFGVRHVDMPATAERLWALIHGAHRSRAA; encoded by the coding sequence TGCATTGCCCCGGCAGGCATTCGGGTATGTGGTGCGCTCGCCCCACGCCCATGCCCGTATCGCGAGACTCGATCCACGGTCGGCGCGCGAAGCGGAGGGAGTCCTTGCCGTCCTGACGGCTAAAGAGGTGATCGCTGAGAATCTCGGCACCCTGCCCTGCGCCGTCGCCCTTCGGAGTAAGGACGGCTCTCCCCTCGTAACGCCGGTTCGCCAGCTTCTTCAGGGGGAGCGGGCGCGCTTTGTGGGCGATCCGGTCGCCTTCATCGTCGCGGAAACTCTTCAGCAAGCGCGCGATGCGGCCGAATTATTCGAGGTCGAGTACGAAGACCTCCCTTCGATTTCGTCGACCAAAGGAGCCCTCGCCCCGCAGACGCCGCGCGTTTGGGAGAATGCGCCCGACAATGTGTGCTTCGACTGGACGTTGGGCGACAAGGTGAAAACGGATGAAGCGTTTGCAATGGCCAAGCGCATCATCCGGCTGGAATTCATCAACAATCGCATCGTGCCTAACTCGATGGAGACACGAAGTGCGATCGGCGATTACGATCCGGCCACCGGCAAATCGACCCTCTACACCTCGAGCCAAGGGACCCACGCGCTGCAAGCGGTCTTTTCGTCCATGCTCGGCATACCCAAGGAAAAACTTCGCGTCGTGACGCCGGACGTGGGTGGGGGATTCGGTATGAAGTTCTTTCCCTACCCCGAGCAGGCCCTCGTCCTGTGGGCGGCGAAGCGCCTAAAGCGCGCCGTACGCTGGACGAGCGAGCGGAGCGAGGCGTTTTTGGCCGACAGCCATGGGCGGGACAACGTGACGCTCGCCGAAATTGCAGTTGACGAGAGCGGCCGGTTCCTCGCATTACGCGTTTCGACCATCGCGAATTTGGGCGCCTACCTCTCCTATTTCGGCCCGTACATCCCGACCGTCGCGGGCGCCAACATGGTCCCAGGCGTCTACGACTTTAAGAGCGTGTTCGTCGAGGTAAAGGGCGTCTTCACCAACACGACACCGACCGACGCCTATCGAGGGGCCGGCCGGCCGGAAGCCGCATATCTTATCGAGCGCATTGTCGACTACGCAGCGCGCGAACTTGGCGTATCGCCCTACGAGATTCGGCGGCGCAATTTCGTAAAGCCGACCGCTATGCCTTACATCACCGCGACCGGAAACATCTACGACACCGGCGATTTCGCGCGTGCTTTGGCGGAGGCGTTGAAACAGGCCGATTGGGATGGATGCCCCTCACGCAAGACGGCCTCCCGCAAATCCGGCAAGCTTCGCGGGATCGGACTCGCATATTATATCGAGCGATGCGGCGCCGGGTTTGACGACCGCGCTCTCGTTCGGTTCGAGCCGAATGGTGACGTGAGCCTCTACGTGGGCTCAATTTCGAATGGCCAGGGCCACGAGACCGCATTTTCGCAGCTCGCCGCCGATCGATTTGGCATCGATATCGCGCGTGTCAAGGTGATCCAAGGCGACACCGATGCGGTCGAGTACGGCAACGGCACAGGCGGCTCGCGCGCGTTGGCCGTGCAGGGTTCGGCTGTAGTCTTAGCCGCGGACAAAGTGCTGGCGAAAGCCAAGGACATCGCAGCGCACTTACTGGAAGCGAACTCGCTCGACCTCGCGTTCAGCGAAGGAGTCTTCTCGATCGCCGGAACGGATCGGCACATTTCCTTCGACGACGTCCTCAAGGCCGCGTTCGACCCCGCCAAGCGACCCCCGGGCATGCCGCCAGGCCTCGAGGACAAGGTTCAATTTTTGCCCGCGGCGCCCACTTACCCCAATGGCTGCCACATATGCGAGGTCGAGATCGACGAAGCGACCGGCGCTACTGAAGTCGTGCGCTACACCATCGTGGACGATTTCGGCGTCATCTTGAATCCCCTGATGCTCGAAGGCCAGATTCACGGCGGCGTCGCACAAGGCATCGGCCAGGCGCTACTCGAGCATACCGTTTACGACGAGGCATCGGGTCAGCTCCTCGCAGGTTCGTTCATGGATTACAATATGCCGAGAGCCGACAACATCCCGATGATCGATTTTCTTACCAAAAATATTCCGACGACGGCCAATCCCCTCGGGGTCAAGGGTGCCGGCGAAGCGGGTGCGATCGGGGCTCCGCCTGCGGTGATCAACGCCGTCGTCGACGCACTCGCTGAATTCGGCGTGCGTCATGTCGATATGCCCGCAACGGCCGAGCGTCTCTGGGCGCTTATCCACGGCGCGCATCGATCAAGGGCAGCCTGA